In the genome of Streptomyces sp. NBC_00190, one region contains:
- a CDS encoding RtcB family protein, with the protein MSYVEVPGAKVPIRMWTDPASVEDGAMQQLRNVATLPWIKGLAVMPDVHYGKGATVGSVIAMKDAVCPAAVGVDIGCGMSAVKTSLTANDLPGDLSKLRSKIEQAIPVGAGMHKEALDPARLYGFSDSGFGDLWERFDYVADAVKFRRDRAMRQTGTLGSGNHFIELSTDVSGAVWLMLHSGSRNIGNELAEFHINVARGLAHNQGLVDRDLAVFLAATAEMEAYRTDLFWAQEYAKYNRAAMMSLFKEVIRKEFRKAKVSFDREISCHHNYVAEERYDGMDLLVTRKGAIRAGSGDYGIIPGSMGTGSYIVKGLGNEKSFNSASHGAGRKMSRTAAKKRFSARDLAEQTQGVECRKDSGVVDEIPGAYKSIEQVIDQQTDLVQVVAKLKALVCVKG; encoded by the coding sequence ATGTCGTACGTAGAGGTGCCCGGGGCGAAGGTCCCGATCCGGATGTGGACCGACCCGGCGTCGGTCGAGGACGGCGCGATGCAGCAGCTGCGCAACGTCGCCACCCTCCCATGGATCAAGGGCCTGGCCGTCATGCCGGACGTCCACTACGGCAAGGGCGCCACCGTCGGCTCGGTGATCGCGATGAAGGACGCGGTCTGCCCGGCGGCGGTGGGCGTGGACATCGGCTGCGGCATGTCGGCGGTGAAGACCTCCCTGACGGCGAACGACCTGCCGGGGGACCTGTCCAAGCTGCGGTCGAAGATCGAGCAGGCGATCCCGGTGGGGGCCGGGATGCACAAGGAGGCGCTGGATCCCGCGCGGTTGTACGGGTTCTCGGACTCGGGGTTCGGGGATCTGTGGGAGCGCTTCGACTACGTCGCGGATGCGGTGAAGTTCCGGCGGGACCGGGCGATGCGGCAAACCGGAACCCTCGGGTCCGGGAATCACTTCATTGAACTTTCAACTGATGTGTCCGGGGCGGTTTGGCTCATGCTGCACTCCGGATCGCGGAACATCGGCAACGAGCTGGCGGAGTTCCATATCAACGTGGCTCGGGGCCTCGCGCACAACCAGGGCCTGGTCGACCGCGACCTGGCGGTGTTCTTGGCAGCGACGGCCGAGATGGAGGCGTACCGAACCGACCTCTTCTGGGCGCAGGAGTACGCCAAGTACAACCGCGCGGCGATGATGAGCCTGTTCAAGGAGGTCATCCGGAAGGAGTTCCGGAAGGCGAAGGTCTCCTTCGACCGCGAGATCAGCTGCCACCACAACTACGTGGCGGAGGAGCGGTACGACGGTATGGACCTGCTGGTGACGCGCAAGGGTGCGATCCGTGCGGGCAGCGGTGACTACGGGATCATCCCGGGCTCCATGGGTACGGGCTCGTACATCGTGAAGGGCCTCGGCAACGAGAAGTCCTTCAACTCGGCTTCGCACGGCGCGGGCCGGAAGATGAGTAGGACGGCGGCGAAGAAGCGATTCTCGGCGCGCGACCTGGCGGAGCAGACTCAAGGCGTGGAGTGCCGTAAGGACTCGGGCGTCGTGGACGAGATCCCCGGCGCGTACAAGTCGATCGAGCAGGTCATCGACCAGCAGACGGACCTCGTGCAGGTCGTGGCCAAGCTCAAGGCTCTCGTCTGCGTCAAGGGTTGA
- a CDS encoding DUF3558 family protein — MHRSASRLTRVLACAAVPVILTVAGCSSDSGKESGSDGGKKPSTASSSKPSGKPSVALEKAAFATLPDPCKAVQGGTIDTLVPEAKDKNGSATKSNDLASRASCSWNGLDEDGLKGSQYRWLSISFFRYDSHASLGSANKRAEEQYNKQVELSKASEGAQNVKADAAGGIGDQGTSVVYSVKKEVDFFNTTIVARTQNVVVTLDYNGAAYEGAGAPDQAKLLQDAITAAKEAVASVDAANKQQQPEQPQSPQPAQ, encoded by the coding sequence ATGCACCGATCAGCCTCGCGCCTCACCCGCGTTCTCGCCTGCGCAGCCGTCCCGGTGATCCTCACCGTCGCCGGGTGCTCGTCCGACTCGGGCAAGGAGTCGGGCTCGGACGGCGGCAAGAAGCCCAGCACCGCCTCGTCCTCCAAGCCCAGTGGCAAGCCTTCCGTGGCCCTGGAGAAGGCGGCGTTCGCCACGCTGCCCGATCCGTGCAAGGCGGTTCAGGGCGGGACGATAGACACGCTCGTCCCGGAGGCGAAGGACAAGAACGGTTCGGCGACCAAGTCGAACGACCTGGCCAGCCGCGCCAGCTGCTCCTGGAACGGTCTGGACGAGGACGGTCTGAAGGGCTCGCAGTACCGCTGGCTCTCGATCTCCTTCTTCCGCTACGACTCGCACGCCTCCCTCGGCAGCGCGAACAAGCGCGCGGAGGAGCAGTACAACAAGCAGGTCGAGCTGTCGAAGGCGTCCGAGGGCGCGCAGAACGTGAAGGCGGATGCCGCGGGCGGGATCGGCGACCAGGGGACGTCGGTCGTCTACAGCGTGAAGAAGGAGGTCGACTTCTTCAACACGACGATCGTGGCGCGCACCCAGAACGTGGTCGTCACGCTCGACTACAACGGTGCGGCGTACGAGGGTGCCGGCGCTCCGGACCAGGCGAAGCTGCTCCAGGACGCGATCACGGCGGCCAAGGAGGCCGTGGCCTCGGTCGACGCGGCCAACAAGCAGCAGCAGCCGGAGCAGCCGCAGTCCCCGCAGCCCGCACAGTAA
- the argS gene encoding arginine--tRNA ligase codes for MASVPSLASSVNQRVADALASALPEAGGADPLLRRSDRADFQANGILALAKKAKANPRELATTVVEGIPTGDLIQEIEVSGPGFLNITITDKAIIETLAARALDDRLGVPLAQNPGTTVIDYAQPNVAKEMHVGHLRSAVIGAAMVEILEFTGQKVVRRHHIGDWGTQFGMLIQYLLEHPHELDHKSDEVSGEEAMSNLNRLYKASRALFDSDEEFKTRARARVVDLQAGEPETLQLWQRFVDESKIYFYSVFNKLDMDIQDPDVVGESGYNDMLVETCKLLEESGVAVRSNGALCVFFDDVKGPDGNPTPLIVQKSDGGFGYAATDLSAIRDRVGNLDATELIYVVDARQSLHFKMVFETARRAGWLSDEVKAVQLAFGTVLGKDGKPFKTREGETVRLVDLLDEAVDRATAVVREKAAKVGLTEAEIVENGQYVGIGAVKYADLSTSAARDYKFDLDQMVSLNGDTSVYLQYAYARIKSILRNAGERKPAAHPELELAPAERALGLHLDQFGELIAEAAAEHAPHKLAAYLYQLSSLFTTFYDQCPVVKPEPELVVGENRLFLCDLTARTLSKGMSLLGIRTPEKL; via the coding sequence ATGGCCTCGGTCCCTTCCCTCGCTTCTTCCGTCAATCAGCGCGTCGCGGACGCCCTCGCCTCGGCCCTGCCGGAGGCCGGTGGCGCCGACCCGCTGCTGCGACGAAGCGACCGGGCCGACTTCCAGGCCAACGGCATCCTGGCGCTCGCGAAGAAGGCCAAGGCCAACCCGCGCGAGCTGGCGACGACCGTGGTCGAAGGCATTCCGACCGGTGACCTGATCCAGGAGATCGAGGTCTCGGGCCCGGGCTTCCTCAACATCACCATCACCGACAAGGCGATCATCGAGACGCTCGCGGCGCGGGCGCTCGACGACCGGCTCGGCGTCCCGCTCGCGCAGAACCCGGGCACGACGGTGATCGACTACGCCCAGCCGAACGTCGCCAAGGAGATGCACGTCGGCCACCTGCGTTCCGCCGTGATCGGCGCCGCGATGGTCGAGATCCTGGAGTTCACGGGCCAGAAGGTGGTCCGTCGCCATCACATCGGCGACTGGGGCACCCAGTTCGGCATGCTCATCCAGTACCTGCTGGAGCACCCGCACGAGCTGGACCACAAGTCGGACGAGGTCTCCGGTGAGGAGGCCATGTCCAACCTGAACCGCCTGTACAAGGCCTCGCGCGCGCTCTTCGACTCCGACGAGGAGTTCAAGACGCGGGCCAGGGCCCGGGTGGTGGACCTCCAGGCCGGCGAGCCCGAGACGCTGCAGCTGTGGCAGCGGTTCGTGGACGAGTCGAAGATCTACTTCTACTCCGTCTTCAACAAGCTGGACATGGACATCCAGGACCCCGACGTGGTGGGCGAGTCGGGCTACAACGACATGCTGGTCGAGACGTGCAAGCTGCTGGAGGAATCGGGCGTCGCCGTCCGCTCCAACGGCGCGCTGTGCGTGTTCTTCGACGACGTCAAGGGCCCGGACGGCAACCCGACCCCGCTGATCGTGCAGAAGTCGGACGGCGGCTTCGGCTACGCCGCCACCGACCTGTCGGCGATCCGCGACCGCGTCGGCAACCTGGACGCCACCGAGCTGATCTACGTGGTCGACGCGCGGCAGTCCCTGCACTTCAAGATGGTCTTCGAGACCGCGCGCCGGGCGGGCTGGCTGAGCGACGAGGTCAAGGCCGTCCAGCTGGCCTTCGGCACGGTTCTCGGCAAGGACGGCAAGCCGTTCAAGACCCGTGAGGGCGAGACGGTACGGCTGGTGGACCTGCTGGACGAGGCCGTCGACCGGGCCACGGCCGTCGTGCGCGAGAAGGCCGCGAAGGTGGGCCTGACTGAGGCGGAGATCGTGGAGAACGGCCAGTACGTGGGCATCGGCGCGGTGAAGTACGCCGACCTGTCCACCTCGGCCGCCCGTGACTACAAGTTCGACCTGGACCAGATGGTCTCGCTGAACGGCGACACCTCGGTGTACCTCCAGTACGCGTACGCCCGGATCAAGTCCATCCTGCGCAACGCCGGAGAGCGCAAGCCGGCCGCGCACCCGGAGCTGGAGCTGGCCCCGGCCGAGCGTGCGCTGGGCCTGCACCTGGACCAGTTCGGCGAACTGATCGCCGAGGCGGCCGCGGAGCACGCCCCGCACAAGCTGGCGGCGTACCTGTACCAGCTGTCCTCGCTGTTCACGACGTTCTACGACCAGTGCCCGGTCGTGAAGCCGGAGCCGGAGCTGGTCGTGGGCGAGAACCGCCTGTTCCTGTGCGACCTGACGGCCCGCACGCTCAGCAAGGGCATGTCCCTCCTCGGGATCCGGACGCCCGAGAAGCTCTGA
- a CDS encoding DUF2637 domain-containing protein, producing MELTRTHRILIGVVVAGAVVIAAIGFAGSYSAVRALALQKGFGNFSLVFPIGIDAGICVLLALDLLLTWIRIPFPLLRQTAWLLTIATIAFNGAAAWPDPLGVGMHAVIPVLFVVTVEAARHAVGRIADITADRHMEGVRITRWLLSPVPTFKLWRRMKLWELRSYEQAVGMEQDRLIYQARLQARYGRAWRRKAPVEALMPLRLARIGVPLSRTAPEALAVTGIEPAVLPPLEQQVAPEQQPAAAAALEAPVPAAPAAGQAQPQVPAPGAATHAPPAFAVEPTAMPAAHNSAWFAAPLAPQAAYEGGYNPQYVEGLEPIPVMPPAGPEDQQGPQQEQLPIPAPRQEDLSEDPATVIDEVKFAEAAYEVFRAYIEENGKVPSPEQVDIYLSDRHGIVHPRSFTTITRLMPDLKQRYQRDLENEHIA from the coding sequence ATGGAGCTCACTCGTACGCACCGGATACTCATCGGCGTCGTGGTCGCCGGAGCCGTCGTCATCGCGGCGATAGGTTTCGCGGGCTCGTACTCCGCGGTGCGCGCGCTCGCCCTGCAAAAAGGCTTCGGTAACTTCTCGCTCGTCTTCCCCATCGGCATCGACGCGGGCATCTGCGTGCTGCTCGCGCTGGACCTGCTGCTGACGTGGATCCGGATCCCCTTCCCGCTGCTGCGCCAGACGGCGTGGCTGCTGACGATCGCGACGATCGCCTTCAACGGTGCCGCGGCCTGGCCGGACCCGCTGGGCGTCGGTATGCACGCCGTGATCCCGGTCCTGTTCGTGGTGACGGTGGAGGCGGCCCGGCACGCGGTGGGCCGGATCGCGGACATCACCGCGGACCGGCACATGGAGGGCGTGCGCATCACCCGGTGGCTGCTGTCGCCGGTGCCCACGTTCAAGCTGTGGCGCCGGATGAAGCTGTGGGAGCTGCGCTCCTACGAGCAGGCGGTCGGCATGGAGCAGGACCGGCTGATATACCAGGCCCGGCTGCAGGCGCGGTACGGGCGGGCCTGGCGGCGCAAGGCCCCGGTGGAGGCGCTGATGCCGCTGCGGCTCGCCCGCATCGGTGTGCCGCTGTCGCGGACGGCGCCGGAGGCACTGGCGGTGACGGGGATAGAGCCGGCCGTGCTGCCGCCGCTGGAGCAGCAGGTCGCACCGGAGCAGCAGCCGGCCGCGGCCGCGGCCCTGGAGGCCCCGGTTCCGGCCGCCCCCGCCGCCGGGCAGGCCCAGCCCCAGGTGCCCGCCCCGGGGGCCGCCACCCACGCCCCGCCGGCTTTCGCGGTGGAGCCGACGGCCATGCCCGCCGCGCACAACAGCGCCTGGTTCGCGGCGCCGCTCGCCCCGCAGGCGGCGTACGAGGGCGGCTACAACCCCCAGTACGTCGAGGGCCTGGAGCCGATCCCGGTCATGCCCCCGGCGGGCCCGGAGGACCAGCAGGGGCCGCAGCAGGAGCAGTTGCCGATCCCGGCTCCCCGCCAGGAGGACCTTTCCGAGGACCCGGCCACGGTCATCGACGAGGTGAAGTTCGCGGAGGCCGCGTACGAGGTCTTCCGGGCGTACATCGAGGAGAACGGCAAGGTCCCCAGCCCCGAGCAGGTCGACATATACCTCTCGGACCGGCACGGGATCGTGCACCCGCGCAGCTTCACCACGATCACGCGGCTGATGCCGGACCTGAAGCAGCGTTACCAGCGCGATCTGGAGAACGAGCACATCGCGTAG
- the lysS gene encoding lysine--tRNA ligase, whose protein sequence is MAQSSTETDWVSRFADEVIAEAERRAPGKPVVVASGLSPSGPIHLGNLREVMTPHLVADEIRRRGFEVRHLISWDDYDRYRKVPAGVPGIDESWAQHIGRPLTAVPAPAGSAYPNWAEHFKAVFVEALAEMGVEYDPISQTEQYTAGVYREQVLFAMKHRGDIDAILDQYRTKQKPGGKKPQQKQVDEAELEAAEGSGAAAEDDGSTGEGGYFPYKPYCGECGKDFTKVTSYDDETTEMTYVCTEDEFTETVKLSEFNRGKLVWKVDWPMRWAYEGVIFEPSGVDHSSPGSSFQVGGQIVHIFGGEQPIGPMYAFVGISGMAKMSSSKGGVPTPADALKIMEPQLLRWLYARRRPNQSFKIAFDQEIQRLYDEWDKLEAKVADGSVLPADAAAHTRAVRTAAAELPRTPRPMPYRTLASVVDVTAGHDEQTLRILSDLEPEKPLTSLDEVRPRLDRAENWITTQVPADQRTLVREEPDAELLSSLDDEGRESLRLLLEGLDSHWSLDGLTTLVYGVPKVMAGLEPDAKPTPELKVAQRTFFALLYRLLVTRETGPRLPTLLLAVGADRVRKLLAV, encoded by the coding sequence GTGGCTCAGAGCAGCACCGAGACCGACTGGGTCTCCCGTTTCGCGGACGAGGTCATCGCCGAGGCGGAGCGCCGAGCACCCGGCAAACCTGTCGTCGTCGCGTCCGGACTCTCCCCCTCCGGCCCGATCCACCTGGGCAACCTCCGTGAGGTCATGACCCCGCACCTGGTCGCGGACGAGATCCGCCGCCGGGGCTTCGAGGTCCGCCACCTCATCTCCTGGGACGACTACGACCGGTACCGCAAGGTGCCGGCGGGTGTCCCCGGCATCGACGAGTCGTGGGCCCAGCACATCGGGCGCCCGCTGACCGCCGTGCCCGCCCCGGCCGGATCGGCGTACCCGAACTGGGCCGAGCACTTCAAGGCCGTCTTCGTCGAGGCGCTGGCGGAGATGGGCGTCGAGTACGACCCGATCAGCCAGACCGAGCAGTACACCGCGGGTGTCTACCGCGAGCAGGTGCTGTTCGCGATGAAGCACCGCGGCGACATCGACGCGATCCTCGACCAGTACCGCACCAAGCAGAAGCCGGGCGGCAAGAAGCCCCAGCAGAAGCAGGTCGACGAGGCCGAGCTGGAGGCCGCCGAGGGCTCCGGCGCCGCCGCCGAGGACGACGGCAGCACCGGCGAGGGCGGGTACTTCCCGTACAAGCCGTACTGCGGCGAGTGCGGCAAGGACTTCACCAAGGTCACCTCGTACGACGACGAGACGACCGAGATGACCTACGTCTGCACCGAGGACGAGTTCACCGAGACGGTCAAGCTCAGCGAGTTCAACCGAGGCAAGCTCGTCTGGAAGGTCGACTGGCCGATGCGCTGGGCCTACGAGGGCGTGATCTTCGAGCCCTCCGGCGTCGACCACTCCTCGCCCGGCTCGTCCTTCCAGGTCGGCGGCCAGATCGTGCACATCTTCGGCGGCGAGCAGCCGATCGGACCGATGTACGCGTTCGTCGGCATCAGCGGCATGGCGAAGATGTCCTCCAGCAAGGGCGGGGTCCCGACCCCGGCCGACGCGCTGAAGATCATGGAGCCGCAGCTGCTGCGCTGGCTGTACGCGCGCCGCCGCCCGAACCAGTCCTTCAAGATCGCCTTCGACCAGGAGATCCAGCGGCTCTACGACGAGTGGGACAAGCTGGAGGCCAAGGTCGCCGACGGCTCCGTACTGCCCGCCGACGCCGCCGCGCACACCCGCGCCGTGCGCACCGCCGCCGCCGAGCTGCCGCGCACCCCGCGGCCGATGCCGTACCGGACGCTCGCGTCCGTCGTCGACGTCACCGCCGGGCACGACGAGCAGACCCTGCGCATCCTCTCCGACCTGGAGCCGGAGAAGCCGCTCACCTCGCTCGACGAGGTACGGCCGCGCCTGGACCGCGCGGAGAACTGGATCACCACCCAGGTCCCCGCCGACCAGCGGACCCTCGTACGCGAGGAGCCCGACGCGGAGCTCCTGTCCTCCCTGGACGACGAGGGACGCGAATCCCTGCGCCTGCTGCTGGAGGGACTGGACTCCCACTGGTCGCTGGACGGGCTGACCACACTGGTCTACGGCGTGCCGAAGGTCATGGCCGGGCTGGAGCCCGACGCCAAGCCGACGCCGGAGCTCAAGGTCGCGCAGCGGACCTTCTTCGCCCTGCTCTACCGGCTCCTCGTGACCCGGGAGACCGGGCCGCGGCTGCCCACGCTGCTGCTGGCGGTGGGCGCGGACCGGGTGCGCAAGCTGCTCGCCGTCTGA
- a CDS encoding DUF3558 domain-containing protein, producing the protein MQRKAVRRTLPGIAMLTALVAGAAGLTGCTSGSGKGSTSDSKAGGSSAAPAQPGKYRILPAPCKAGADSKRLKAMLPAADSLTPEQRDQLYAGTADASYDGDRRVGCRWTAQTPEETRLLSVGFERVVSYDRAVASDDDKARQVYVRQLTDAHLPFPGPSLNPTPAATTAGTPAAPPAATAPATAPATAPSGAPGSGSPSPAGSPSAPPAELGSRVLEGLGTEAFIDDKLSPAGATAAQSRTVRIVFRTSNVIVTLEYSVQPALPGTVPSSAETQDKARQLAQALVERLGE; encoded by the coding sequence GTGCAGCGCAAGGCGGTACGGCGAACCCTGCCGGGCATCGCGATGCTCACCGCACTCGTCGCCGGGGCGGCCGGCCTGACCGGGTGCACGAGCGGCAGCGGTAAAGGGAGCACCAGCGACTCGAAGGCCGGCGGCAGCTCGGCCGCGCCCGCCCAACCAGGGAAGTACCGCATCCTGCCCGCGCCATGCAAGGCCGGAGCCGACAGCAAGCGCCTCAAGGCCATGCTTCCGGCCGCGGACTCGCTCACCCCCGAACAGCGCGACCAGCTCTACGCCGGCACCGCGGACGCCTCGTACGACGGCGACCGGCGCGTCGGCTGCCGGTGGACCGCGCAGACGCCCGAGGAGACCCGGCTGCTGTCGGTCGGCTTCGAGCGCGTGGTCTCCTACGACCGGGCCGTCGCCAGCGACGACGACAAGGCGCGCCAGGTGTACGTGCGCCAGCTCACCGACGCCCACCTGCCCTTCCCCGGCCCGAGCCTCAACCCCACGCCGGCCGCGACGACCGCGGGTACGCCCGCCGCTCCCCCGGCGGCCACCGCCCCCGCCACGGCACCCGCCACCGCGCCCTCCGGCGCTCCCGGCTCCGGATCGCCCTCGCCGGCCGGAAGCCCGTCCGCCCCGCCCGCCGAGCTCGGTTCCCGCGTACTGGAGGGCCTCGGGACCGAGGCCTTCATCGACGACAAGCTGAGCCCCGCCGGGGCCACCGCGGCGCAGTCCCGCACGGTTCGGATTGTGTTCCGCACCTCGAATGTCATCGTCACGCTGGAGTACAGCGTGCAGCCCGCGCTGCCCGGCACGGTCCCGTCGAGCGCCGAAACCCAGGACAAGGCACGGCAGTTGGCGCAGGCTCTGGTCGAGCGCCTGGGCGAGTGA